The genomic window aaaagcagttaATGAGGTTGAGTGGGGTACTGATGTgctgaggaatttttttttcagttgtttACTCTGGCAATAAGTTCTGTTTGGTACCACCTTTTTTGTCTAGCAAAAACTGGAACAAAATGATGATtaacagggtggtaaagcagcttgTCTTACTACTTACAATACTTCTACTCTAGGTCGCGTTTTCAAGCTGTGCAGCTCAGAAGACAAGATGCTTTTAAAGTCATCTTTTTAGTGCAGAGGCCAAGAAACATTTCGATAAGAAGATGTGGCTTCCTATGGTTCAAGCATGGAGGTGTTTCTACACTATCGGCCATGGCAAAAGGACCCTGCCGTATTGCAAAAAATCACAGAAGAGGCACTGAAAGAATTTCCTGTTCGAAAACTGCCAAGCTTCAGACCCTGGTTTTCGAGTCACTCTGGCAAGCTTCCCTTTAAACCCAAAAGAAGACCTCCTATCATTTctgctgaagaagcagaacaggtGAAACAACAACATACAATCCCAGAAACTGTTTGTGTCTCCCTGATTTATGACTGTACAGAAGGTCTTCAAGAATTTCATCCCGATTTAAAAGCTGGAAAACACATAAAGGCAGAGTATGGCAAAATTAATTTCAGTAGTTTGGGGAAGCAATCAGAAAATGGCAACAGGAAACTAAGGAGATCTTGGAGTGTGTCTGTTCCCAGCTGTAACCTTAAAGACAAGATTCTTCCTCTGTCTCAAGAGCTACGGAGCATTTTAGAAAGCTTAAAGCTACATGCATTCTACAGAGCAAGATGGATCATTGAACCATCCACTTTTAATAATCAAACATTGGAGGACATTTGGGTAAAGCTCAACCGGATGATCAAACACAGTGAACTTCCATCTTGTAATGCTACCATCCAGAGATGTGAAGCTCAGATTTGGGTTTTCTGTGACATAATATACTGTGAATACGTTGGCAGTAAccttagaaaaaaattaaaccttGAGGGCATTATTAACTTGTTCGTTCATGGACATGGAATCATATACAGTTTATAACTCTGGATTAAATGCTGTGCTGTTCACTGTAATATTTTAGTTCAAGTATTTTTCTTAATGAATTGGCAAACAATTCTCTTACCGGTTTGACCTAGGCATTTGCTTCATTGTGTGTGACTAATATTAGGATGTTTTGTTTCATTGAACATTAGGAGTACTCCCTGTAGCCTCCTGGGCTGATGCAAGGAGAGCTAGTGTCTGTCCTGTGACTCTTCCAAACAGTTATGTCACCTATGTACCCATTGGCTAGAGGGCTGGCTTTTTTAGTGTATGAATTGAGTGTAAATTGGGTGACAAAAACAGGACATCCTCTCAAGGGAGTCATCTCTGCAAGACAGAGATTATTCTTTGTTCTGAGGAGTCTAAAGGGCTGTGGCTGCTTCAGGAAATGTCCTTTGTAAGAATGATGCTTCATGTTCTATGCATGAATTGACTTTCTACATGACTCTCATTACCCCATTTCTGTTTGAAATTTTTGGCTAAAATTACTGAATAATAAAGATGTTCTATTGCTAGTGCTGAAGTAATAGCTTCTTTGTTTTGATTGCAAGAGGTTTATAATCATAAAATTATTAACAGACAAACTTGTGTGTTTTCTCTCTACGCTTGATTCTCACCATAGCTGCTGACCATAAAGTTGTTTCCTATTGTCCTACTGGCTTAATTGTCCATTTGTCATGACTTTTTGGCATTCTTATCATTTTTATACTCCCCAATTCTAATTATAATGATTTGGAAGTAAATTGTGTTGATATctatagaatttatttatttcatttataccccatctttctcccctatGTGGACCCATTGATTGCATTGTTCTCATCTCTTGTATTTTgtcttcccaacaaccctgtgaaacagATTAgaatgagaatgtgtgactggcccaagtcccTGTTGCAGAGtaggggtcaacatgactgttGCAGATCCTAGTCCCATAAccgttctatttttatttattattttatttacgtTACTTATGATCTGCCTTCCTCaccaaataaatcaatacaattgACAGAATGGGGCATCCAATAGATAAGTCAAATCCTGTTGCATTGTGGAAGTCTGGAAACTAACTAGAGGTGAAGCACAGTGTACTAGGAACCTAGTTACAACAGTGAATAGTACAAACGATACGTGGTATAGTCTACAGTCCTGAACCTTTACCCCAAGCATCCTTCTGAACCATGGGCAGCCAATGGAGACTGCAGATTGTGTGTAATATGCATGTGCCATATGGCTTCCAATAATGAGCAAGCTACAGCATTCTTTACCAACTGGAATCTCCAGattgattttgaggggagaaTGCGTAGTGATCTGTTCTTGATGTCACTATGAAATGGATCCAGGCGGTTTAGCCATTAAACTAGAGAGCCTTCTTCTAGTTTAGAcgcagataggaggcccttttTTTGCAGCTACATTAATTTGTTTCTCTATCAGCAGTGTTGGATCCAGTATAATACAAGGCTCTTAATTGAGTCAGCTGAACCCTGTCAAAAATGGGGAAACATAATATCCTTCAAGACCTCTGACTTCCATGCCAGCGTTACCTCTGTCCTTCCAGGGCCAAGTTTCAGTTTATTCATTCTTAGCCGTTTAACTACAGGAGTCAGGCAAAAATTAACTGTGAGTGATttgatctaaggcaggggtagtcaaactgcggccctcaagatgtccatggactacaattcccagaagcccctgccagcattcgctggcaggggaattctgggaaatgtagtccatggacatctggagggccgcagtttgactacccctgatctaagggctttacttacttatttatttttgaattgaaTGTATACCCCGTCCTTCCACAGAGGCTCACGACAGCTTACAGAAAGCTTTAAAACACACAATTAACTtttaatttaggttttaaaattgaaCAGCAAAGGGATAGAATTGCACCCTGTGCAGTCCCAGAGGATAAGTCCCACACTGATGATAACTGATCTCCATCAGCTATTCTTTGAATTAGGGCAGTGAGGAATGAATTGAACCAATCCAACATAGAATTCCTAATTTTACACTCTTACTAATATACAGCATTGAATTTTCAGTGAAATGTATTGAAGACTGGGGTAGTAAGGGATAGGGGTTACAGTTGAACAACTTTATTTTAGCACATATTTTTTTACAATTGCCCATAATAAATTTTCTCCATATAAAGGTTATTCTTAGTAGAGAACCTGATTTTGGCAAAGTTCTATAGGAGTGTTGAATTGAAtatttttaagaaaggtttaTTTTCAGGTGAATATTTTTCAGTAGATTGTGAACTAAGGTCTACAAACTCCTGTTCAATAAAAGCTGAATGAGCCCCTAGTGGGATTAAATGGGCTTCATAAGAACTAGTACAGCGAATTTTGAACTTTCTAATTAAATTCCACCTGAGCCACTTGGTTTTCTGGTATACAGCAGATTTACCTTACATGGGTTGTCTGGCCTCTTTTATGTCCTTGAAACAGATCTGCATGCTGATGCAAATAAGTAACTCTAGCAGGTTCTAACTGGTTTC from Paroedura picta isolate Pp20150507F chromosome 7, Ppicta_v3.0, whole genome shotgun sequence includes these protein-coding regions:
- the SHLD3 gene encoding shieldin complex subunit 3, with translation MEVFLHYRPWQKDPAVLQKITEEALKEFPVRKLPSFRPWFSSHSGKLPFKPKRRPPIISAEEAEQVKQQHTIPETVCVSLIYDCTEGLQEFHPDLKAGKHIKAEYGKINFSSLGKQSENGNRKLRRSWSVSVPSCNLKDKILPLSQELRSILESLKLHAFYRARWIIEPSTFNNQTLEDIWVKLNRMIKHSELPSCNATIQRCEAQIWVFCDIIYCEYVGSNLRKKLNLEGIINLFVHGHGIIYSL